From a single Plasmodium coatneyi strain Hackeri chromosome 4, complete sequence genomic region:
- a CDS encoding Ribosomal protein L7/L12: MKKNALVKNVLYSARLRQNGAHATNAAISAGALSGVDLWTSKTLQTRRMMGNAPNSSFNLFDKIKDISRSNESEEGTEESDSKKRKPSKKVLKLVDEILNLTLIEAADLCDLCQEKLDGEKQFNNSVFLNRNPFPHPAGFFAAGGFSVPNLSPGMNSPFPNPVTAVPPGGTPNLGTAEKNEQAGTKKEEKKNSKSTFNVKLENFDAKNKINTIKEIRKITNVGLKEAKDMVESAPFYVQKNVPAEKAEEMKKKFEELGATIILE, from the exons atgaaaaaaaacgcactgGTAAAAAACGTCCTCTATAGTGCGAGGTTGCGCCAAAATGGTGCACACGCAACAAATGCAGCCATAAGCGCAGGTGCGCTCAGTGGGGTAGACCTCTGGACCAGCAAAACTCTGCAGACAAGAAGAATGATGGGAAATGCCCCAAACAGCAGCTTCAATCTGTtcgacaaaataaaggacatAAGCAGAAGCAACGAAAGCGAGGAAGGCACTGAAGAAAGCGActcaaagaaaaggaagccaTCCAAAAAAGTGTTAAAGCTTGTCGATGAAATTTTAAACCTAACTCTAATCGAAGCAGCAGATTTGTGTGACCTGTGCCAGGAGAAGTTAGACGGAGAGAAGCAATTCAATAATTCCGTTTTTTTGAATAGGAACCCGTTTCCACATCCCGCTGGCTTCTTCGCCGCAGGGGGGTTCTCTGTCCCAAATTTATCCCCAGGAATGAACTCTCCTTTCCCCAATCCTGTCACTGCTGTTCCACCGGGTGGCACGCCCAATCTAGGAAcagcggaaaaaaatgaacaggcaggcacaaaaaaggaagaaaaaaaaaactccaaaaGTACATTCAACGTAAAGTTGGAAAACTTCgacgcaaaaaataaaattaacacGATTAAAGAAATTCGCAAAATAACCAACGTCGGTTTGAAGGAGGCAAAGGACATGGTGGAGAGCGCCCCGTTCTACGTGCAAAAGA ACGTGCCCGCGGAAAAGgcagaagaaatgaaaaagaagttcGAGGAACTGGGCGCCACAATTATATTGGAATAA